Proteins from a genomic interval of Bradyrhizobium sp. CCGB01:
- a CDS encoding LLM class flavin-dependent oxidoreductase, with translation MKFGIFYELQLPRPWVAGDELALYQNALSQMELADKLNYDHAWVVEHHFLEEYSHSPSPESFLAAASQRTKNIRLGHGILQLTTNHPARVAERVAVLDLLSNGRCEFGMGESASITELTPFGRDMETKKEVFEEAVQAIFPMFKDAGSEHHGKYFDIPLRNVVPKPVQKPHPPLWMACSQLPTIERAGRHGFGALGFQFVSADAAHAWVHAYYNAMTKRLHKLADYEINPNMALVSFFMCAKTDEEARARADGATFFQFALRFYGASQNRQRPAPYTVNMWDEYNKWKRDNPEAQEAALRGGLIGSPETIRKKLKRFQSSHIDQVILLNQAGKNSHEHICESLELFGREVMPEFQNDPAQAAWKRGVMSGEIKLEEIDTEAFTDRYGKLAINVPPARAAAE, from the coding sequence ATGAAGTTCGGCATCTTCTACGAGCTGCAACTGCCAAGGCCCTGGGTGGCGGGCGACGAGCTCGCCCTCTACCAGAACGCGCTCTCGCAGATGGAACTCGCCGACAAGCTCAATTACGACCACGCCTGGGTCGTCGAGCATCACTTCCTCGAAGAATACTCGCACTCGCCCTCGCCGGAATCCTTCCTCGCCGCGGCCAGCCAGCGCACGAAGAACATCCGGCTCGGGCACGGCATCCTCCAGCTCACCACCAACCATCCGGCGCGCGTCGCCGAGCGCGTCGCGGTGCTCGATCTGCTCTCCAACGGCCGTTGCGAATTCGGCATGGGCGAGAGCGCGTCCATCACCGAGCTGACGCCGTTCGGCCGCGATATGGAGACCAAGAAGGAAGTCTTCGAGGAAGCCGTCCAGGCGATCTTCCCGATGTTCAAGGACGCAGGGTCCGAGCACCACGGCAAGTATTTCGACATCCCCCTGCGCAACGTCGTGCCGAAACCGGTGCAGAAGCCGCATCCGCCACTGTGGATGGCGTGCTCGCAGCTGCCGACCATCGAGCGCGCCGGCCGCCACGGCTTTGGCGCGCTCGGTTTCCAGTTCGTCAGCGCGGACGCCGCGCATGCCTGGGTGCATGCCTATTACAATGCCATGACCAAGCGGCTGCACAAATTGGCCGATTACGAGATCAACCCGAACATGGCGCTGGTCTCCTTCTTCATGTGCGCCAAGACCGACGAGGAGGCGCGGGCGCGGGCCGACGGCGCCACCTTCTTCCAGTTCGCGCTGCGCTTCTACGGCGCCTCGCAGAACCGCCAGCGTCCCGCGCCCTACACCGTCAACATGTGGGACGAGTACAACAAGTGGAAGCGCGACAATCCGGAAGCGCAGGAGGCGGCATTGCGCGGCGGCCTGATCGGCTCGCCCGAGACCATCCGCAAGAAGCTGAAGCGCTTCCAGAGCTCGCATATCGACCAGGTCATCCTGCTCAACCAGGCCGGCAAGAACAGCCACGAGCACATCTGCGAGTCGCTGGAGCTGTTCGGCCGCGAGGTGATGCCGGAATTCCAGAACGACCCGGCCCAGGCCGCCTGGAAGCGGGGCGTGATGAGCGGCGAGATCAAGCTCGAGGAGATCGACACCGAGGCCTTCACCGACCGCTACGGCAAGCTCGCGATCAACGTGCCGCCGGCCAGGGCGGCGGCGGAGTAG
- a CDS encoding helix-turn-helix transcriptional regulator codes for MRPHGMALDPAAGDVTPAVLAIGRPDFPKVLIDTLRRQADVGHCMVFALSRAGAAHCLLDAGNIPIGGDLGAAYAGQFHESDPNRDALFEGEGGAPIMLPAFAPRMYGARYRKIFFHDSGIVDKCATAIWTGDTCFYVNFYRITAQGRFSAAQRERLRAIAPAIGASVARHFQQGATPDQTLDALFATRAPLAALTRREQEVCRRILEGFNSEAISQALGISLHSTLTYRKRAYERLGISSQSELFSIVLRLLAGPRSLN; via the coding sequence ATGCGGCCCCACGGGATGGCCCTCGATCCGGCGGCTGGCGATGTCACGCCCGCGGTGCTGGCCATTGGCCGGCCGGATTTCCCAAAAGTCCTGATCGACACGTTGCGCCGGCAGGCCGATGTCGGCCATTGCATGGTGTTCGCGCTGAGCCGTGCCGGCGCCGCACACTGCCTGCTCGATGCCGGCAACATCCCGATCGGCGGTGATCTCGGCGCCGCCTATGCCGGGCAATTCCACGAATCCGATCCCAATCGCGATGCGCTGTTCGAAGGCGAGGGCGGCGCGCCGATCATGCTGCCGGCATTCGCACCGCGCATGTACGGCGCGCGATACCGGAAAATCTTCTTCCACGATTCCGGCATCGTCGACAAATGCGCCACCGCGATCTGGACTGGCGACACCTGCTTCTACGTCAATTTCTACCGCATTACGGCCCAGGGCCGCTTCAGCGCCGCGCAGCGCGAGCGGCTCCGGGCGATCGCGCCGGCCATCGGCGCCAGCGTAGCACGCCACTTCCAGCAGGGCGCAACGCCCGATCAGACGCTCGACGCGTTGTTCGCGACCCGCGCGCCACTCGCCGCTCTCACCCGGCGCGAGCAGGAGGTGTGTCGGCGCATCCTCGAAGGCTTCAACTCCGAGGCGATCTCGCAGGCGCTCGGCATCAGCCTGCATTCGACCCTGACCTACCGCAAGCGCGCCTATGAACGGCTCGGCATCTCCTCGCAGAGCGAATTGTTTTCGATCGTGCTGCGGCTGCTCGCGGGGCCGCGCAGCCTGAACTAG
- the napA gene encoding nitrate reductase catalytic subunit NapA: protein MTSPKLDRRQMLKLEAAAIAAAAAGMPAPALAANLVTERDTSELKWDKAACRFCGTGCSVMVATKDNRVVATHGDIKAEVNRGLNCVKGYFLSKIMYGHDRLTQPMLRKTGGKYDKNGEFTPVSWNEAFDIMEVKWKEAFKKRGPNGVAMFGSGQWTIWEGYAASKLFKAGFRTNNIDPNARHCMASAVAGMMRTFGIDEPAGCYDDIEATDAFVLWGSNMAEMHPILWTRLADRRLSAPHVRVAVLSTFEHRSFDLADIGMVFKPQTDLYILNAIANHIIKTGRVDKDFVAAHTIFRRGQTDIGYGLRPEHPLQKKATGATKANDSTDMSYDEYVKFVSEYTLEKAAEMSGVPLNRLEALAELYANPKTKVVSFWTMGFNQHTRGVWCNNLVYNIHLLTGKISSPGNSPFSLTGQPSACGTAREVGTFSHRLPADMVVTNKAHRDHAEHIWQLPEGTIPDKNGAHAVLQSRMLKDGLINAYWVQVNNNLQAGPNANEETYPGFRNPDNFIVVSDAYPSVTALAADLILPTAMWVEKEGAYGNAERRTQFWHQLVSAPGESKSDLWQLMEFSKRFKIEEVWPEELIAKKPEVRGKTLFDVLYKNGQVDKFPTSEIEEGYANEESKAFGFYVQKGLFEEYASFGRGHGHDLAPFESYHRERGLRWPVVNGQETRWRFREGSDPYVKQGAGVQFYGYPDGRARIFALPYEPPAESPDGEYPLWLSTGRVLEHWHSGTMTRRVPELYKAFPEAVCFMHPDDASEAKLRRGDEVKVVSRRGFIRARVETRGRDRPPRGLVFVPWFDESKLINKVTLDATDPISLQTDYKKCAVRIERVNLS, encoded by the coding sequence ATGACATCACCAAAGCTCGACCGCCGCCAGATGCTGAAGCTCGAGGCCGCCGCGATCGCGGCCGCTGCCGCGGGCATGCCGGCACCGGCGCTCGCTGCCAATCTCGTCACCGAGCGCGACACATCCGAATTGAAATGGGACAAGGCTGCCTGCCGCTTCTGCGGCACCGGCTGCTCGGTGATGGTCGCGACCAAGGACAACCGCGTCGTCGCCACCCATGGCGACATCAAGGCCGAGGTCAATCGCGGCCTCAACTGCGTCAAGGGCTACTTCCTGTCCAAGATCATGTACGGCCATGACCGCCTGACCCAGCCGATGCTGCGCAAGACGGGCGGCAAGTACGACAAGAACGGCGAGTTCACGCCGGTGTCCTGGAACGAAGCCTTCGACATCATGGAAGTGAAGTGGAAGGAAGCCTTCAAGAAGCGCGGGCCGAACGGCGTCGCCATGTTCGGCTCCGGGCAGTGGACGATCTGGGAAGGCTATGCCGCGTCAAAGCTGTTCAAGGCCGGCTTCCGCACCAACAACATCGACCCCAATGCGCGCCACTGCATGGCCTCCGCCGTCGCCGGCATGATGCGCACCTTCGGCATCGACGAGCCGGCCGGCTGCTATGACGACATCGAGGCCACCGACGCCTTCGTGCTGTGGGGCTCCAACATGGCGGAGATGCACCCGATCCTGTGGACGCGCCTGGCCGACCGCCGGCTCTCCGCGCCGCATGTCCGCGTCGCCGTGCTCTCCACCTTCGAGCACCGCTCGTTCGACCTCGCCGACATCGGCATGGTGTTCAAGCCGCAGACCGACCTCTACATCCTCAACGCCATCGCCAATCACATCATCAAGACCGGGCGCGTCGACAAGGACTTCGTCGCCGCCCATACCATCTTCAGGCGCGGACAGACCGACATCGGTTATGGCCTGCGGCCCGAGCATCCGCTGCAGAAGAAGGCAACGGGCGCGACGAAGGCCAACGACTCCACCGACATGAGCTACGACGAGTACGTCAAGTTCGTCTCGGAGTACACGTTGGAGAAGGCCGCCGAAATGTCCGGCGTACCGCTCAATCGGCTCGAGGCGCTCGCCGAGCTCTATGCCAATCCCAAGACGAAAGTGGTCTCGTTCTGGACGATGGGTTTCAACCAGCACACCCGCGGCGTCTGGTGCAACAACCTCGTCTACAACATCCACCTTCTGACCGGAAAGATCTCCTCGCCCGGCAACAGCCCGTTCTCGCTGACCGGCCAGCCCTCGGCCTGCGGCACCGCGCGCGAGGTCGGCACCTTCTCGCACCGCCTCCCCGCGGACATGGTCGTCACCAACAAGGCGCATCGCGATCACGCCGAGCACATCTGGCAGCTGCCCGAAGGCACCATTCCCGACAAGAACGGCGCACACGCCGTGCTGCAAAGCCGGATGCTGAAGGACGGCCTGATCAACGCCTATTGGGTGCAGGTCAACAACAACTTGCAAGCCGGCCCCAACGCCAACGAGGAGACCTATCCGGGCTTCCGCAATCCCGACAATTTCATCGTGGTCTCGGACGCCTATCCCTCGGTGACGGCTCTGGCCGCCGATCTGATCCTGCCCACCGCGATGTGGGTGGAGAAGGAAGGCGCTTACGGCAATGCCGAGCGGCGCACGCAGTTCTGGCATCAGCTCGTCTCCGCGCCCGGCGAGTCGAAGTCCGATCTCTGGCAGCTCATGGAATTTTCAAAACGCTTCAAGATCGAGGAGGTGTGGCCGGAGGAGCTGATCGCCAAGAAACCGGAGGTTCGCGGCAAGACGCTGTTCGACGTGCTCTACAAGAACGGCCAGGTCGACAAGTTTCCGACCTCGGAGATCGAGGAAGGCTACGCCAACGAGGAATCCAAGGCGTTCGGCTTCTACGTGCAGAAGGGCCTGTTCGAGGAATACGCCTCGTTCGGCCGCGGTCATGGCCACGACCTCGCGCCGTTCGAGAGCTATCACCGCGAGCGCGGCCTGCGCTGGCCTGTCGTCAACGGCCAGGAAACGAGATGGCGTTTCCGCGAGGGCAGCGATCCCTACGTCAAGCAAGGCGCCGGCGTGCAGTTCTACGGCTATCCGGACGGCAGGGCGCGCATCTTCGCGCTGCCCTACGAGCCGCCGGCGGAATCCCCCGACGGCGAATATCCGCTCTGGCTCTCGACCGGCCGCGTGCTCGAGCACTGGCATTCCGGCACCATGACGCGCCGCGTGCCCGAGCTCTACAAGGCGTTCCCCGAGGCCGTGTGCTTCATGCATCCGGACGACGCGTCGGAAGCAAAGCTCCGGCGCGGCGACGAGGTGAAGGTGGTCTCGCGGCGCGGCTTCATCCGCGCCCGCGTCGAGACGCGCGGCCGCGACCGGCCGCCGCGTGGCCTCGTCTTCGTGCCGTGGTTCGACGAATCCAAGCTGATCAACAAGGTGACGCTGGACGCCACCGATCCGATCTCGCTGCAGACCGACTACAAGAAATGCGCCGTGCGCATCGAGCGGGTGAACCTGTCATGA
- the napE gene encoding periplasmic nitrate reductase, NapE protein: protein MSAPDDTTSRVRRKRMEIFAFLFLTAVVMPVLAVGTVGSYGLGVWIYQMFAGPPGPPPSPH, encoded by the coding sequence ATGTCGGCCCCTGACGACACGACTTCGCGCGTGCGCCGTAAGCGCATGGAGATCTTTGCGTTCCTGTTCCTGACCGCGGTCGTGATGCCCGTCCTCGCGGTCGGAACGGTCGGCTCATACGGGCTCGGCGTCTGGATCTACCAGATGTTTGCCGGCCCTCCCGGCCCACCGCCCTCCCCGCATTGA
- a CDS encoding chaperone NapD, translated as MAQATLNRRALITGRVLSTERVISPPGCEIASIVVQARPERLDELEAEITALPGCEIHGRDARGKLIVVTEAPDAGSLGTLLNTIQSLPNVYSAALVFHAIETA; from the coding sequence ATGGCACAAGCCACACTCAACCGCCGCGCATTGATCACCGGCCGGGTGCTCAGCACCGAGCGCGTCATCTCCCCGCCCGGCTGTGAGATCGCCAGCATCGTGGTGCAGGCGCGTCCCGAGCGCCTGGACGAGCTGGAGGCCGAGATCACCGCGCTGCCCGGCTGCGAAATTCACGGCCGCGACGCGCGCGGCAAGCTCATCGTCGTGACCGAGGCGCCTGACGCCGGCAGCCTCGGCACGCTGCTCAACACCATCCAGTCGCTGCCGAACGTCTATTCCGCGGCGCTGGTCTTCCACGCCATCGAAACCGCCTGA